DNA from Massilia antarctica:
CGACCCGGGGCGCGTCGGCTTTCACTGGCCACTGCCGCGCCACCTGCCGCAGCTGGCGCTCGACACGCTCGAAGCCTGGGTCTTCGAAACCCCGGTCCGGCTCGAGCGCGCGGCGGCGCACGGCGCGCACCTGGCCCGCGCCGCGCGCCAAGCGGGCGCCATCGTCATCGAGCGGGTCGAGTCCTGCGGCATCGCAGGGGTGCTGCACGGCGCCGATCCGGCGCGCGCCGTGACGGTCGAACTGCATGCCGACGGCGTGCTGGCGGCCACCCACACGGCCAGCGCACCCACCCACGCCTTCGTGCTGGCGCTGCCGGACGCCCTGTTCGACGGCCAGCCGCACCGGCTTGTGGTGCGCGCGCCCGAACTCGACGCCGAACTGGCCCTGACGCCGGCGCAAAGCGTGTTCCAGGCCTACCAGGGCGGTAGCTGGCACACCCGCAACGGCATCCTGTACGGCTGGATCGATCCGCAGCGCTTGCCCGGCGGCGCGGCCGAACTGCGGGTCGACGACGGCGCCCGCAGCCTGGGCAAGATGCCGGTCGACGCCGCGGCATTGGTCAACGGCGCCTTCAGCTTCAAGTTCGAGATGCCGTTCAGCGTCTACGATGGCGCCCACCACGAGATCGCCATCAACCTGCAAGGCACGCGCTACCGCCTGTGCGCCCAGGGCGGCGCGCTCTCTCTGGCCTGGTGCAACAGCGTGATCGGCCGGGTCGACCTGCGCGACACCAACGGCATCTGCGGCTGGGCGCTCGACACCGCCGACAGCGGCGCGGTCCTGACGGTCGGCCTGTACCAGGGCGAGCAATTGCTGGCCCAGACCACGACCCAGATGGCGCGCAGCGATGTCAACAAGCTGTTCAAGAGCGAAGGACGGCATGGCTTCGAGCTACTGTTCCCGGCCGCGCTGTACGACCGCCAGGCGCGCCAGATCACGGTGCGTGTGAACGGCATGCCGCTCAATCTGCGCCTCGAACACGACGTGCCGCTGCTGCTCAGCGAGGAGCAACTGGCCCTGATCGCGCCCGCCGATCGCTACCAGGGCTTTGTCGAGCAGCTCACCACCGGCGCCATCATGGGCTGGGCCTGGGACCGCAAGAACCCGGCGCTGCCGGTGCATGTGGCGATCCACGTGGACGACGAACTGCTCGACGTGGTCCAGGCCAACCGCTTCAACGCCCGCCTGCGCAGCGACAACCGCCACGGCCATCATGTGTTCCTGGTCAAGTTCCCCACGCGCCTGATGAATGGCAGCAAGCGCCGCATCCGCGCCGTGATCGTCGAAGGCAATCTCGAGATCAAGCAGAACGACGATACCTTGCTGTTCCCCCTGGTCGACCATGGCGGACGCCAGATCCGGCCGCTGCCGGACGGTCACTATGCCCACAGCGTGCCGCCCCGGCTGTGGCAAGGAGGGCGCGCGCGCGCCCCGGCCGTCGCCACCGAATCGGCCACGCCGCTGATCTCCATCATCGTGCTGAACTGGAACGGCGCCACCATCCTGCGCGACTACCTCGACTCGATGCTGCGCATCGACTGGTTGCATTCCTACGAGCTGCTGCTGGTCGACCATGGCTCGACCGACGCCAGCCTGCAGGTGGCGGCCGAATACGCCGCGCGCCTGCCCTTGCGGGTACTGGCGCGCGGCGTGAATTTTTCGTTTTCGGCATCCAACAATTATGCGGCGGCGCAGGCGCGCGGACCTTACCTGGTGTTCGCCAACAACGACCTGGTCATGCTGCACGACTGTCTCGCGCCCATGCGCGCCCACCTCGACGACGAGCGGGTCGGCGCGGTCGGCCTGAAACTGCTCGAACCGCTGGTCAACGGCGCCGACTCTTGGCGCTTCATCACCCATCACCAGGGCGTGCAGTTCAAGACCGACCAGTTGCCCGGCAAGGGCGGGCGCTACTACGCACCGATGGAAGTGGGCGAGCAGGCGCACGCCGACCTGGCCGGCTGCTATGACCTGCCGGCGGCCACCGGCGCGCTGCTGATGTGCCGCAGCGAGGATTTCCGCGCCGTCGGCGGCTTCCACGAAGGCTATGTGTACGGCATGGAAGACGTGGACCTGTGCCTGGCGCTTCGCCTCAAGCTCGGCAAGGCGATCTTGTGCGATACCGCCGTGGTGGCGCTGCACAACCGCAGCGCCACGCGCGACGCCAAGATCCTGGCCGGCAGCCAGCAGAAAGTGTACTCGGCCAAGGTGCACGCCAACAACCGCCGGCTGTATATCGAGCGCTACGGGCGCGACCTGACCCGCACCATCCTGCGTGCGCTGGTCGAGGGCGACAGCCTGTGGCGGCCGGCGCCGCTGCGGGTGACCATTGCCGTCACCGCCACCGACATCAGCACCGCGGCCGGCGACTTTTTCACCGCGCTCGAATTTGGCGAAGCCCTGCAGCGCCTGTACGGCTGGGAGGTGATGTTCGTCAACAACCAGATCCACCAGTTGCCCGGCACCGACGTGCTGGTCGCCATGCGCCACGATTATGCCATCGACAAGATCAGCGAAGCCAATCCCGGCCTGGTGACGGTGGCCTGGGTGCGCAACCGGGTCGACCAATGGCTGGATTCGCCGCAATTCCAGGCTTACCAGCTGATCTTCGCCTCCTCGCACAAGGCGATCGAGCACATCAAGGCCGCCACCGGCATCGACGCCACCCTGCTGCCGATCGCCACCAACGCGGCGCGCTTCCGGCCCATGGCGGCCGCCGTCGAACACGCCAGCGACGTCACCTTCACCGGCAGCTATTGGGGCGCCGAGCGCGAAGCGATCGGCTTGCAAGACCTGGCGCGCGAGCCCTACCGCTTCGCCATCTACGGCCACGGCTGGCAAGAGCGGCCCGACTGGAAAGCCAACTGGCGCGGCGCCGTGCCCTACGCCGCCCTGCCGCAGATCTACAACTCGGCCAAGATCGTGCTCGACGATTCGCACCCGGTCACGCGCGACTGGAACTCGCTCAATTCGCGCGTGTTCGACGCCATCGCCAGCGGCAAGCTGGTGCTGACCAATTGCAGCGGCGGCGCGGCCGAACTGTTTCCGGACCTGCTGCCCAGTTTCGACACCGACCAGCAATTGCAAGCCTTGCTGCGCCACTTTCTGCGCCACGACGACGAGCGCGAAGCGCTGGCCGCCAGGCTGCACCGCGAAGTGCTCGACAAGCATACCTACGACCAGCGCGCCGCCACCTTCCGCCAGTGCCTGCGCGGCTTGCTCGACCAGTCGCTGCGCTTTGCCATCAAGATCGGGGTGCCGTCCATGAAGGAGCGCGAACAATGGGGCGACTACCATTTCGCGCTCGGCATCAAGCGCGCCCTGGAACGGCGCGGCCACGTGGCGCGCATCGATATCCTGCCCGACTGGTACGGCGGCCTGTGCGCGTCCGACGACGTGGTCATCGTGCTGCGCGGCCTGTCCCAGTACCAGCCGCAACCGACCACGATCAACCTGGCCTGGCTGATCAGCCATCCGGACGAGGTGACGGTGACCGAGCTGCAGCAGTATCACCACGTGTTCGTGGCTTCGGACAGCTTCGCGGCCTGGCTGGGCGAGCGCATGGGCGACCAGGTCAGCCCGCTGCTGCAATGCACCGATCCGGCCCTGTTCTACCCGGAGCGCGATGCTGAACTGGAGGTGCCGGAAGTGATTTTCGTCGGCAATTCGCGCGGGCAGTTGCGTGAAGTGGTGCAGTACGCGCTGGCCGGCGGGGTCGACTTCAAGGTCTATGGCGGCCTGTGGGAAGGCATCCTGCCGCCGCACCAGGTGCCCCAGACCTATATCGCCAACGCGCGCCTGCGGCATTACTATTCGGGCGCCAGGGTGGTGCTCAACGACCATTGGAGCGACATGCGCAGCCAGGGCTTTTTGTCGAACCGCCTGTTCGATGCCGGCGCTTGCGGCGCCACCATCGTCACCGACGAGATGCAAGCGTGCCGCGCCCTGTTCGGCGATGCGCTACATTACTACAGCACGCCGCAAAACCTGGCCGCCGAAGTGGCCAGGCTGCGCCGCGCCAGGACCGGGCCGGACCAGGCGGGCGAGCGCTTGCGCGAACTGATCGTGAACCATCATACGTTCCAGCACCGGGTCGACGCCATTTTGCAAGTGCTCGCGCGCCTGTCGCCACAGATGGCGGCCGGCGCGCTGGCGGGCGCCGTCGCGGCGGTCCATCCATCCACCGGAGTCGAAGCATGAGCGCAGTCCTTTCCCAGATCCCCCCACCGCAGTTGCGCTTCATGGGCGAGAGCGACGCCAGCTTCATGCCGGTGGCCGAGCAATTGAGCGCCACCGTGCTGGAACAGGTGGGCCGGCGCGATGTCGACCTGCTCGACATCGGCTGCGGCTACGGGCGCCTGGCCTACGGGCTGCGCCAGGCCGGCTTTGGCGGCAGCTACCGCGGCTTCGACATCCTGCGCGAGCATGTCGAGTGGCTCAAGGAACACTTCGCCGCGCCCGACGATGGCGCGCGCTTCGGCTTCGACTTTATCAACGTCCACAATGCCCGCTACAATCCGGGCGGCCTGCCCCTGGCCGACGTCGCCCTGCCCTACGCCGACAACAGCTTCGATTGCGTGACCGCGTTTTCCGTGTTCACCCACATGGAAGAAGATGACGTGCGCACCTACCTGCGCCGCATTCATCCGCTGGTGCGCGAGAACGGCATCTGGATCGCCACCTTTTTCTCGCTGCCCGACGGTTTTTCGCTGGCCACGCAAAGCCCGCAGATGCGCTACCGTCTCACCGAGCAGGTATCCGAGCACGCCTTCATCCACAATCCGGCCGAACCGCTACACGTGATCGCCTACAAAGAAGCGTTCCTGCGCACCCTGTTCGCGCAGGAAGGCTGGGAGCTGGTGGCGCACAAGGGCGGCAGCTGGCTGGGCGACCCGGCCAAGGGCGAGTTCCAGGACCGCTTCGCGCTGCGCAAGCGCGCCGCGCCGGTGGCGCTGGCGACGCCCCAGCCGGAACCCACGGCGGCGCCGCCCAGCTGCAATATCTGCGGCAACCAGGCCTTCGTTCCCGGCCCGTCCGGGCGCCTGGCCAGCAGCGGCGCCGCCCCTTGCTGCGCGCGCTGCGGGGCGCTGGAACGGCATCGCGTGGTGCGCCAGATTTTCCTGGGCATGCCGATCGGCTATCTCGACTGGCGCCGCGGCCTGCAGTTCAGCCCCGACCCGGCCCAACATCCGGCCTGGTACCGCAGCTACGAAGTGTCGGTGTATGGCGGCTCCGGCAGCCTCGACATCCAGGCCATCGCGCGGCCCGACGACAGCTATGACTTCATCACGCTCAGTCATGTGCTCGAATGCATTCCGGACGACCTGGCCGCGTTCAACGAACTGCAGCGCGTGCTGGCGCCGCGCGGCCTGCTGCATATCGGCTTCGGCGGTGCCCAGGGACGCGCGCTGAGCGAGGACTTTGAGGCCGACATCGACCAGTACGGTAACCGGCACCGCTACGGGCGCGATGTGTACCAGCGCTTCGGCTGCGCCGCCAAGGGCATGGGCATGCTGGCGGTGCAAGGGACCGATCCCGCCACCGGCGTGCACGACGTGGCCTGGCTGTTCGTCAACCACGCGCCCGACGTGGCCCTGTTGCGCGGCTTCCTGCTGGCCTGGGACCCGGAGCTGGTCATCCTGGAGCAGGCCCTGCCATGAACCGCGACGCCACGCCCGTGTGCCGCGAGCTCGGCGCGCAGTGCAATCTGTGCGGCGCCGCCATGCCCGACCCGGCCGACGCCGGCGCGGACCTGGCGCAGCCGGCCTGCCCCGCCTGCGCCAGCACCGCGCCCCAGCGCGTGATGCGGCGGGTGTTCCAGGCGCTGCCGGCCGGCTTGCTGGCGTGGCGCAGGCAGGCGCTGGAAACGGGCCGGCACGGGGTCGATCCAGCCTGGTTCGGCGCGCCGGCGGCGGACGACGCCATGGCCGACTTCATGGCCGTCGAGCTCGACGCGCAGGGCGAGGCCATCGCCCACGCGCTGGGGCGCCTGACGGCGCACGGCGTGCTGTATGTGAGCGGCGCCGCCCAGGGCGCCAGCGGCAGCGCCCAGGACTTGCTGGAATCGATGACGACCTTGCTGGCCACCCAGGGCTTGCCCTGCTCGGTGATCGCCATCGACGCCGCCGACCCCGGCGGCGGCGCGCGCCTGCCCGTCTGGCTGCTGCTGCGCGAGGCGGCGCAGGCCGAACGCTGGCACCATCACCTGGCGGCCTGGCCCGGGGCCGCGCCGATGGCGGCCGGGCCGGTGCCGGACCACTTCGCGCCGCTGCGGGAAGAACTCGCATACTGGCAGGCCACGCGCTCCGAATGTGCCTTCTGGTGGCGCGACGACGACCTGGTCGACGACAGCGCCGCGCTGCGCCGCCTGGCCGCGCTGTCGCAGCGCCACCAGGCGCCGGTGCTGATGGCGGTGATCCCGGCCCAGGCCGATGCCGCGCTGGCGCAGGTGACGGCCGATGCCATGCCGACCCTGGTCTATTGCCAGCACGGCTGGGACCATGTAAACCATGAAGCGCCCGGCCAGCCCAGCAGCGAATTCGGCCCCGGGCGCGATCCGCAAGCGGCCGAGGCCGACCTGATGCAGGGAGCGGAGCGCCTGCGCGCCCTGTTCGGCGAGCGCTTCCTGGCGGTCATGGTGCCACCCTGGAACATGCTGACGCCGGCGCTGGCGGCGCGCCTGCCGGCGCTCGGCCTGCATGGCTTGTCGCAGTATCTGTTCCAGCCGCGCGGCACTGCGGTCGACGGCCTGGTGCGGGTCGACACCCATCTCGACATCGTCGACTGGAGCGCCGGCGCCGGCGTGCGCGACCCCGAGGCGCTGGTCGAGCGCCTGGTATCGATCCTGCAATTGCGCCGCGCCGGCCAGTTGGGCGAGCCGCTCGGCATCCTCACCCACCACCGCGTGATGGCCGAGGGCACCTGGCGTTTCCTGGAACAGTTGCTCGCGCTGACGGCTGAATTTCCCTGCGTGCGCTGGCTGCATCCGCGCGCCGTGTTCGCCGCCGCAGCCAGCGAAGGAGCGCCATGCGCTGCCTGATCGTCGGCACGGCCAAGAGCGGGACCACGGCACTGCTGTACACGGTGGCGCAAGCGATGGGCGGCCAGCCCGTGGTGCACATGGAAGACCGTATCAGTGCGCTGCAAGTGTTGCCCGAACACACGGTCGTCAAGCTGCTCTTCGAGCACGAGAGCGGCCCCGCCATCAGCGCATTCGGCGCCGCTTTCGACAAGCGCATCCTGCTGGTGCGCGATCCGCGCGATAACCTGATCAGCCGGCTGCTGTACATGGTCGCCAACAGCCCGGCCATGCTGGGCGACCAGCCCTGCCTGCGGGTGTTCTGCCAGCTCTTGCAGCGCAAGCAGCAGGCGCCGGCCTCGGTGTCGCTGCAGCAATTTCCCCCCATGGGCAAGCCCTCGGAATTCCTGGCCTCTTCCTGCGCCCAGATCCAGGCCCTGGCCGCGTTCGCCGCCAGCGCCGGCGCCGACTGGCATATCCTGCGCTACGAAGACCTGGTGGCTGGCCGCCTCGATGGTGTCGCGGCCTACCTGGGGCTGCCCGTGCAGGCCGGCGCCAGGGTCGACCCGCAATACCAGCGGGTGGCGCGCACCAAGGGCGCGGGCGACTGGCACCACTGGTTCAACGCCGCCGACGTGGCGCTGTTGCGCCCGCTCCTGGCGCCCATGATGGCCACCCTGGGCTACGCCGACGACTGGACGCTGGCCCCGCAGCCGCACATCACGCCCGAGCACAGCTGGATGTACTTCGAGCGCCTGGTGCGCGAACGGCGCCAGCACTTCGGCCTGGCGCCGCTGGCGCTGCCGGGGCCCGACCAGCTCCAACCCGGCGCCGTGGTGCGCCTGTCCAAGGCCGACATCATCAACCGCCTGATACGCCAGTACGGCTTCAAGACCTTTCTGGAGTACAACAAATTCGACGGCGCCAGCTTTTACGGCGACATCGTGTGCGACAGCAAGGCCATCGCTTACCAGCCGGAAAACCTGCACTTCGACGCCATGCGCGCGCGCCACCTGCTGCGGGTCACGGCCGGGGCCGACCTGGGCCAGCTGCTGCCGCTGGCGGCGCTGCTGGAGCGCCATGCCGGCCAGCGCTTCGACATCATCTTCTTCGATCCGACCCACGAACGGCCCGAGGTCGACCTGAGCATGCGCGCGCTGTGCGCGCTGCTCACTCCCGGCGGCGTGCTGGTGGTGCACGACTGCAATCCGGAACGCGAAGAACTGACCGTGGTCAAGCGCCGCCACGGCGCCTGGGTCGGCGAAACCTACAAGGCCTTCGCCCTGCTGCGCCAGTACAACCGCGCCAGCACGGTCACCGTGTCCGAGGATTACGGCGTCGGCCTGGTCTGGAACAAGGACTTGGTGCTCGATTACCCGATCGAGGCCGATATCAGCTATGCCCAGTTCGCGGCCCGGCGCGAAGCCTACAATGGCTTGATCAGTTACCAGCAATTCCTGGAACGCAGCGAGCGCGGCGATCTGCTCACCCTGTTCGCCCAGCCGCCGGCCGCGGCGCCGTTGCGCTTCCAGCCCAGGCCGGCGCCACCGGCCAGCCTTGAATGCCAGTTATTCTGGCGCAGGCCGGGCGCCGATTTTTCGGAGGATGACGCGCTCACCCGGGCCCTGCCCGCCGATGGCAGCGTGCAGGCGCTGCACTTCACCTTGCCGCTAGGCGCGGCGCCCGTCGAGCGCCTGCGCTTTGACATGGCCGACGCCATCGTGGCGGTGCGCATCGAGGCCATCGAGCTGCGCAATCCGGCCGATGCGCTGATGTGGACCTGGGATCCGGCCGCGCATGCGGGCCAGGACTGGCGCAATGTGCGCTTCCACGACACGGGTGCCGATGGCCTGTTCCAGCTCGCCACCAGCGCCGATCCGCAGTTTTATCCGGCCCTGCCGGCGACCATCCTGGGCCAGCTCGGGCCGGGCTGGCAAGTGCTGGTGGTGATGGCCGCCCAGCCGCCCCTGGTCAGTGCGCTGCTGGCGGCGCTGGCCGGCGCGCCGCCGCGCCAGCGCGATGCCAGGCAGGCCCGCGCATGAAAGCCATCCTCGTGATCGGCCACAGCCATATGAATGCCCTGCGCGCCGTGCCGCAAGCGCAGCAAGCCTGCGACTTCATGCCCTTCACCGAGGCCGGAGGCGCCTACCAGAGCCGCGATCCGGCCGAGTTCAAGGCCATGGCGGCGGGCCCGGCCGACACGCTTGTGTTCATGATGGGTGGCAAGACTCATATCACCCTGGGCATGCTCAATCCGCCCGAACCCTTCGATTTCTATCTTCCCGAACACACCGATCTGCCGATGAACCCGGCGGCGCGCCTGCTGCCGGTGGACCTGGTGCGCATCCTCCTGACGCGCCACCTCAAGCAGGACCTCGCCTATCTGGGCCAGCTGAGCGCCGTGTTCAAGGGCCGCCGCCAGCTGCACATCGAGTCGCCGCCGCCGCTGCCAAGCGCGTATATCGAGCGCCATCCGTCCGGATTTGCCGAGCGGGTGCGCGAACGCGGCGTGGCCCCGGTCGCCTTTCGCCACAAGTTCTGGCTCCTGCATTCGGCCATCTTGCGCGACCATTGCGCCACACTGGGGATCACTTTCGTCGCGCGGCCGGCGGGCACCCAGGACGCCGATGGCTGCCTGGCCGCGCCTTACCAGCGCGAAGACCCCACCCATGCGAACCAGGCCTATGGCGCCCTGCTGCTCGATCAAATTCTCAGCCTGCGCCAAGGCGCGCCCGCCCCATGAAAAACACGCCCTACCAATCCCTGCCCGAGCACTGCTTCTGGCAACGCGCCGTGGCCGGCGTGGCGCGCGAGGAAGTCGATGCGCTGGTGACGGCGCCGTTCATGATCGCGCCCGGCGAGCGCATCGTCACCGCGGGCAGCTGTTTCGCGCAACACATCGGACGCCACCTGCGCGCCGCCGGCCTGTCGGTCCTGCAAACCGAGCCGGCCCACGACTGGCTGCACGACAGCGAGGCGGCCAGCTATGGCTACGGCATCTACAGCGCGCGCTACGGCAATATCTACACCGCGCGCCAGTTGCTGCAACTATTCCAGCGCGCCCATGAACAGTTCCAGCCCGCCGAGCGGCTGTGGCAACAAGGCGCACGCTGCATCGATCCGTTCCGCCCGCGCATCCAGCCCGACGGCTTCGCCACGCGCGAAGAATTCGAGGCGGACCAGCGCCAGCATTTTAGCGCCGTGCGCCGCGCCTTCGCCCAACTGGACGTGCTCATTTTCACCCTCGGCCTGACCCAGGCATGGGAAGCGCTGGACGATGGCGCCGTGTTCCCGCTCTGCCCCGGCGTGGCGGGCGGCAGCTTCGATCCGCTGCGCCACCGGGCCCACAATTTCAGCGTGGCCGAGGTGACCGGCGACATGCTGGCCTTCATCGACCTGCTGCGCGCCGTCAATCCCGGCGCGCGCCTGATCCTGACGGTGTCGCCGGTGCCGCTGGCGGCCGGCGCCGCCGCGGACGAGCACGTGTTAACTGCCAACACCTGGTCGAAATCGGTCTTGCGGGTCGCGTGCGCCGACATCGTGGCCCGGCGCGAGCAGGTCGCCTACATGCCGTCCTACGAACTGATCACCGGGGCGCATGCGCGCGGCGCCTATTTCGCCGACGATCTGCGCAGCGTGACTGAAGCCGGCGTCGGCCATGTCATGCGGGTGTTTTTCCGCCATTTCATCGGCACCGCCGGCACCCCCGTGGCGGCGGTGCCGGCCGCAGCCGGCGACCTGGAACAGATGGCGCAGCTGGTCGCGGTCAATTGCGACGAAGATGCGCTCAAGCTGCCCCCTGCGGCGCCCTTGCTCGCGCCGCTGTGCAATCTGTGCGGCGGCGCGGCGTTCGGGCCGGGGCCGGGCGGTCGTCTCGGCAAGGACCAGCTTGGCCCGCACTGCCTGGCCTGCGGTTCGCTGGAGCGGCAGCGGGTCGCCGCGCAGGCGCTGCTTGAACTGGGCCGCGAGCAGCTGGCCGGCCGCCGCGCCCTGCTGGTGGGGGCGGAACGGGGCGCCGATGCGCGCTGGTTCGGCCACTGCGATGTGGCGCAGGCGAGCGCTCCCGGG
Protein-coding regions in this window:
- a CDS encoding GSCFA domain-containing protein, which translates into the protein MKNTPYQSLPEHCFWQRAVAGVAREEVDALVTAPFMIAPGERIVTAGSCFAQHIGRHLRAAGLSVLQTEPAHDWLHDSEAASYGYGIYSARYGNIYTARQLLQLFQRAHEQFQPAERLWQQGARCIDPFRPRIQPDGFATREEFEADQRQHFSAVRRAFAQLDVLIFTLGLTQAWEALDDGAVFPLCPGVAGGSFDPLRHRAHNFSVAEVTGDMLAFIDLLRAVNPGARLILTVSPVPLAAGAAADEHVLTANTWSKSVLRVACADIVARREQVAYMPSYELITGAHARGAYFADDLRSVTEAGVGHVMRVFFRHFIGTAGTPVAAVPAAAGDLEQMAQLVAVNCDEDALKLPPAAPLLAPLCNLCGGAAFGPGPGGRLGKDQLGPHCLACGSLERQRVAAQALLELGREQLAGRRALLVGAERGADARWFGHCDVAQASAPGVLPAALADYADASYDLIVLVHVLEYLDDDRAGFDQLRRLLAPTGLLLVCFVDPRLRPWTSLHVGVAGSARRWYGRDLAQHFRCMPKKLEVTMHEIADPGTGAVLPVHQFAAATSPKAPPPC
- a CDS encoding glycosyltransferase family protein, which gives rise to MDLHNNAPAGHADAADDAADDAPDEARDETQDKAAERLIRGRIERIDASGVSGWCLDLNCPQEQLALEFRAGGKPVGFTTCGVWRDDLGAEGIDPGRVGFHWPLPRHLPQLALDTLEAWVFETPVRLERAAAHGAHLARAARQAGAIVIERVESCGIAGVLHGADPARAVTVELHADGVLAATHTASAPTHAFVLALPDALFDGQPHRLVVRAPELDAELALTPAQSVFQAYQGGSWHTRNGILYGWIDPQRLPGGAAELRVDDGARSLGKMPVDAAALVNGAFSFKFEMPFSVYDGAHHEIAINLQGTRYRLCAQGGALSLAWCNSVIGRVDLRDTNGICGWALDTADSGAVLTVGLYQGEQLLAQTTTQMARSDVNKLFKSEGRHGFELLFPAALYDRQARQITVRVNGMPLNLRLEHDVPLLLSEEQLALIAPADRYQGFVEQLTTGAIMGWAWDRKNPALPVHVAIHVDDELLDVVQANRFNARLRSDNRHGHHVFLVKFPTRLMNGSKRRIRAVIVEGNLEIKQNDDTLLFPLVDHGGRQIRPLPDGHYAHSVPPRLWQGGRARAPAVATESATPLISIIVLNWNGATILRDYLDSMLRIDWLHSYELLLVDHGSTDASLQVAAEYAARLPLRVLARGVNFSFSASNNYAAAQARGPYLVFANNDLVMLHDCLAPMRAHLDDERVGAVGLKLLEPLVNGADSWRFITHHQGVQFKTDQLPGKGGRYYAPMEVGEQAHADLAGCYDLPAATGALLMCRSEDFRAVGGFHEGYVYGMEDVDLCLALRLKLGKAILCDTAVVALHNRSATRDAKILAGSQQKVYSAKVHANNRRLYIERYGRDLTRTILRALVEGDSLWRPAPLRVTIAVTATDISTAAGDFFTALEFGEALQRLYGWEVMFVNNQIHQLPGTDVLVAMRHDYAIDKISEANPGLVTVAWVRNRVDQWLDSPQFQAYQLIFASSHKAIEHIKAATGIDATLLPIATNAARFRPMAAAVEHASDVTFTGSYWGAEREAIGLQDLAREPYRFAIYGHGWQERPDWKANWRGAVPYAALPQIYNSAKIVLDDSHPVTRDWNSLNSRVFDAIASGKLVLTNCSGGAAELFPDLLPSFDTDQQLQALLRHFLRHDDEREALAARLHREVLDKHTYDQRAATFRQCLRGLLDQSLRFAIKIGVPSMKEREQWGDYHFALGIKRALERRGHVARIDILPDWYGGLCASDDVVIVLRGLSQYQPQPTTINLAWLISHPDEVTVTELQQYHHVFVASDSFAAWLGERMGDQVSPLLQCTDPALFYPERDAELEVPEVIFVGNSRGQLREVVQYALAGGVDFKVYGGLWEGILPPHQVPQTYIANARLRHYYSGARVVLNDHWSDMRSQGFLSNRLFDAGACGATIVTDEMQACRALFGDALHYYSTPQNLAAEVARLRRARTGPDQAGERLRELIVNHHTFQHRVDAILQVLARLSPQMAAGALAGAVAAVHPSTGVEA
- a CDS encoding polysaccharide deacetylase family protein — translated: MNRDATPVCRELGAQCNLCGAAMPDPADAGADLAQPACPACASTAPQRVMRRVFQALPAGLLAWRRQALETGRHGVDPAWFGAPAADDAMADFMAVELDAQGEAIAHALGRLTAHGVLYVSGAAQGASGSAQDLLESMTTLLATQGLPCSVIAIDAADPGGGARLPVWLLLREAAQAERWHHHLAAWPGAAPMAAGPVPDHFAPLREELAYWQATRSECAFWWRDDDLVDDSAALRRLAALSQRHQAPVLMAVIPAQADAALAQVTADAMPTLVYCQHGWDHVNHEAPGQPSSEFGPGRDPQAAEADLMQGAERLRALFGERFLAVMVPPWNMLTPALAARLPALGLHGLSQYLFQPRGTAVDGLVRVDTHLDIVDWSAGAGVRDPEALVERLVSILQLRRAGQLGEPLGILTHHRVMAEGTWRFLEQLLALTAEFPCVRWLHPRAVFAAAASEGAPCAA
- a CDS encoding methyltransferase domain-containing protein, with product MSAVLSQIPPPQLRFMGESDASFMPVAEQLSATVLEQVGRRDVDLLDIGCGYGRLAYGLRQAGFGGSYRGFDILREHVEWLKEHFAAPDDGARFGFDFINVHNARYNPGGLPLADVALPYADNSFDCVTAFSVFTHMEEDDVRTYLRRIHPLVRENGIWIATFFSLPDGFSLATQSPQMRYRLTEQVSEHAFIHNPAEPLHVIAYKEAFLRTLFAQEGWELVAHKGGSWLGDPAKGEFQDRFALRKRAAPVALATPQPEPTAAPPSCNICGNQAFVPGPSGRLASSGAAPCCARCGALERHRVVRQIFLGMPIGYLDWRRGLQFSPDPAQHPAWYRSYEVSVYGGSGSLDIQAIARPDDSYDFITLSHVLECIPDDLAAFNELQRVLAPRGLLHIGFGGAQGRALSEDFEADIDQYGNRHRYGRDVYQRFGCAAKGMGMLAVQGTDPATGVHDVAWLFVNHAPDVALLRGFLLAWDPELVILEQALP